AGCGCCACTCGATGTTGGCCTTCTCGTCCTGGAAGTCCCACGGCTCGACGAGCACGACGTCGTCCTCGTTGATCCAGGTTCGGTACTTCATTCGGCCGGGGATCCGGCCCATTCGGTTCTTGCCGTCCTCACAGCGCACGCGGACGTGGTTGCCGCCGTTGTGCTCTGTCACGATGCCAAAGAGTTCGCCGTCCGAGGGCATGCGGAGGTTCCGACGCCCGGATTCTTCACTCATACCTGCAGTACGTGGGGTGGACGGTTAAGTGATTGGAGACGAGTGATAACGTTCGACATACTGCGGTCGGCTCGAGTCGAGTCGCCGATTTCGGGGTTCTGAACGCTCGAGGCGCCTGAACTCCTCGTCCGTTCGGCCGGTGGTGGTCGACGATGGTTGTGGCGTGTGCCCGTCGCTCACACTGCCTGTCGATCATGAACATTTATTATGTATTGGGCGAAAGAGGGGAGTAGCAATGTCGGTCGTACACGTAGTATCGTGAGCTCTTCTCCGACGAGTACCGACTCCCGACCGCCGCTGAACACGACCGATATGAGTACCCGAAACGTGCCCCTGACGCCCGAACCGACGCTGGAATCGACCACGACCGAACCGACCCCTGCTGGCGACCGCCCGGCGGCCGACTGTGCCCCCGTGACGTTCGCCTACCGGAACACGGACCGGCTGCAGAACCTGATCGACGAGTTCAACGCCGCGTTCGTCGACCCTCACCGGGACTGAGCCGCCCGCTCGAGCGCCGTCACTCCGCGCCTGTCACTCCGCGCCCGTCACTCCGCGCCTGTCCCTCTACGCTCGTCACTCCACGCCGACCACACCCCGCTCGTCACTCCTCGCCCGTGAGTCCCGAGAGCGACGCCTCGCCGATCTCCTCGAGGACGTGTTCGTGGAACGCCTGGAGCGCCGCGGACTCGTCTTCGGCCAGGACGACGTCGCTCGCCGAGAGCGTCGCCAGGCCGAACGCCCGCGGGGTCGGCGAGTCGAGCAACTGGCGGTCGACCTCGAGTTCGCCCGCCTCGATCGCGTCGACGATGCCTTCGATCGCCGCGACCGCGAGCTTGTCCTCGAGGAGCTCCCGGTAGGTCTCTTCTATCACGGCGAACTCCTCGAGTCCCTCGGCGAAACCAAGCAGCATCTCGCTCGAGACCTGCTGCTCGCTCGCGGATTTCTCGTAGCCCTTGTAGCGTTTGAGGATCATCAGCGAGCGCGTGGCGTTGATCCGGAAGTACCGCTTTACGAGGTCGGTCCCCGACAGCGCCCGCCGGAGCTCCTCGCGAACGCGGTCGGGCTCGAGGTCCTCGAGGACCCCCACGAGGTCGACCTTCCGATTGAGCGGCATCGAGAGGGTGAAGCCGTTGTCGGCGACGGCCACCGTCACGTTCGCCGTGGCTTCCTGAGCGCAGCGGTGTGCCAGCAGCCGCGAGAGGCCGTCGTTGACCTCGCGGCCGTAGACCGAGTGGACGTAGTAGCGGCGAACGTACTCCTCGCGGTCGCGTTCGACCTCGATCGCGAGTCGTCGGTCGGTGCTCACGCTCCCGGGGCCGGCGTACCTGAGTTGATAGTCGAACAGCCGGGCGATCGCCCGTACGGCGTGGTCGTCGAGGGGAAACGTCCGGAGCCAGGCCCGGACGGCCGGCGGGCCGTCCTCGTCGTAGCGGGCGAGCAGTTCGCGCTGGAAGGCGAGGATCTCACGGCCGAGGTCGGTCGAGAGCGGCAGGCGTTCGGAGTACCACGACGGCACCGTAGGCCGGGCGCTCGTGCGGTCGACGTACACCTTCGAGCCCCGGCGGTAGCGGTACTCGAAGTGCTGGCCTCCGAGGACGAAGACGTCACCTTTCTCGAGGGTGTCGAGGTAGTCCTCGTCGAGCTGGCCGACCCACTCGTCGCTCGCGCGGGTGTGAACGTCACAGGAGAAGGAGTCCGGGATGGTCCCGACGTTGGTCAGGTAGATCACCCGCGCCAGCCGACCGCGTTTCCCGATCAGGGACTCGCCGACGGGGAAATCGGGGTAGTGGTAGTCGCCGTCGGGCGGATCGTTCTCGTCGCGCCAGACTTTCGCGTAGACGTTCCGATCCTCCATCCCGGCGTACTCCGCCGTCAGGTAGCGCAATAGCCCCTCGTACGCCTCGTCGTCGTAGTTCCGGTACGGATAGGCTCGCCGGAGAATCGCCGTCACCGCCGACTCCGGCCGGACGGCGGCGATCGCCATCCCGTAGACGTGCTGGGCGGCGACGTCGTGGGCGTTCTCGGGGATCGACACCGAGTCGACGAATCCTTCCTCGGCCCGCTTCAGCATGACCGCACACTCGAGCACCTCGTCTCTGTCGAGGGCGATCACCCGGCCCGTCACGGTCTGGCCAACGCGGTGGCCCGCCCGTCCGACGCGCTGGAGCAAGGCGGCGACGCTCTTGGGTGAGCCGACCTGCACCACGAGGTCGACGTGGGGCATGTCGATGCCCAGCTCGAGCGACGTCGAGGAGGTCACCACGTCGAAATCGCCCGCCTTCAGCCCGTCTTCGACCTCCTGGCGGACGCCCTTCGAGAGGCTCCCGTGGTGACAGGCCGAGTTCTCCTCGTCGTAGGCCGAAAAGCGTTCCCGGAGGGTGTGCAACACGCGTTCGGCCCCCGAGCGCGTGTTCGTGAACACGATCGTGTTGGTGTGAGCCTGGACGTGCTCGTGGAGTCGCCGGTAGAATCGATCCTGGACGAGCTCCCGTGGCGTGTTGATCAGGTCGTCGGTCGGACACTCGAGTTTCAGGTCGAACTCGCGGGCGAAGCGGGCGTCGACGATCTCGTACGGGCGAGGAGGACCACCCGGCGCGTCCCGACCGACCAGGAACTCCGCCACGCGCTCGAGCGGCTCGATCGTCGCCGAACAGCCGATCCGTGTAATCGGCCCGTCGGCCAGCGCCGCGAGTCGCTCGAGGCTCACCGCGAGGTGCGTGCCCCGCTTTCCCGCCGCCAGCGAGTGGATCTCGTCGACGACGACGTACTCGACGGTGCGAAGCTTCTCCCGAAATTTGGGGGCGTTGAGCAGGATAGCCAGCGTTTCCGGCGTCGTATTCAGGATGTGGGGAGTTTCCTCGAGCATCCGCTGACGCGCGCTCGAGTCCGTGTCGCCGTGGCGGATCGCGTGGCGGATCTCGCCGACGTCCTCGCCGCGAGCCTCGAGGATCGACTCGATGCCGGAGAGGGGCACCTCGAGGTTGCGGTGGATGTCGTTGGCCAGTGACTTCAACGGGGAGACGTAGAGGCAGTAGACCGAGTTTTCGAGGCCCTCGTCCTGGAGCTGGTCACGCTTGAAGAGTTCGTCGATGATCGCGAGGAAGCTCGAGAGCGTCTTCCCCGACCCCGTGGGCGCACAGATCAGCGTGTTCGTCCCCGCGTGAATCTTCGGGATGGCCGCCTTCTGCGGCGGGGTGAAAAACCCACCATTTTCGGGAACGTACGCGCCGAACTCCCGTAGCCACCACTCCCGGACTGCCGGCTCGAGCACCTCGAGGACGTCCCGGTCGTCGATCTCGACGGCGTCGGGGTCGAACGGCAGCTCCTCGTCGGGTACCGGCAACTCGCTCCCATCCATCGTCCGAAGGTTGGTCGGCGCGAGTAAGAGGGTTTGGTCACCGCAGTGAAAGTGAATCGGTCGGCGATGTATCGGTGCACGCTCGCGCTGGCTCAGGCAATCGTTCGGGAAGCCAGCACTCTTAACCGCCTCGCCGTCGCACGATCTCACATGCGCGTCACGTTTCTCGGCACGGGTGCGGCGATGCCGACCGGCGAGCGCTTTCAGACCGGGATCCTCGTCCAGGAGGACGGCCGCACACTCCTCGTCGACTGTGGCTGTGGCGTCCTCCACCGCCTCCAGCAGTCCGGCGTCGGCTACGAGAACGTCTCGAGCGTCCTCCTGACGCACCACCATCTGGACCACGTGGCGGATCTGCTTCCGTTGATGAAAGCCCGCTGGCTCGCCGGCGAGGAGCACCTCGAGGTCGTCGGCCCCCAGGGGACGAAGGCGCTCGTCGACGGCCTGCTCTCCGTTCACGAGTACATGGACGGACGACTCGACCTGCAGGTTCGCGAGGTCGTCCCCGGCGAGTTCTCGGTGGCCGGCTTCGACGTCTCGGCGTACGAGACCCGCCACTCGCTGCCGTGTCTCGCTTACCGGTTCGACGACCGCTTTACGTTCAGCGGCGACAGCGAGGCGTTCGCCGGGCTGGCGAACTTCGCGGACGGCTCGGCGATCCTCGCTCACGACTGTTCGTTCCCCGACGACGTCGACGTCTCGAACCACCCGACGCCAGCGAAACTGGGCCGGGAACTCGCCGACTGCGAGATCGGCCGTGTCTACCTCACCCACCTCTATCCGCACACGAACGGCCGACACACGGAGATGCGCGACTCGATCGCCGAGCACTACGACGGCGACGTCCGGTTCGCCGAGGACCTCCAGACGATCTCGATCGAGTGATCAGACGGATCGACGGCGCTCGAGCTTGCTCAGCCGAGATCCTGTTCGCGCTCTGACTCCCGCAAAATGAACGGTCCCATCGCGAGCGTCCGCTTCGCGACGGAGGCGACCCGGAGGATGTAGACGGTGAAGACGACGAAGGGGGCGACGCCGACGACGAAGCCGGCGCTGGTCACCCAGACGAGGTTGTCGACGCCCAGCGTCGTCCCCGGAAGGGCGGTCGCGTCGACGTACATGACCATCCCACCCATGACCACCAGTGCGGGCACGGAGATGTAGAGCAGGGCCCGCGAGAGGTCGATCAGCGCCCACTGGAAGTACAGCGTCTTGAAGTGCTCGCGGGCCGGTCCGAAGAACTTCAGGACCTCGATCAGGTCGTCGATCGCCTCGCTCGCGTCCGCAGAGAGCGAGTCGGCGTGGTCGTGGCGGAGCTGGCGCGCCTCGTAGATCTTCCGGGAGTAGTTGAAGTCGAGCGCGTACCAGATTACCTCGAACGTGCCGAACTGGGCGTCTTCGAGCTCGTCCATCACTCGCCGCGCGTTGTCCGTCAGCTCGTCGACGTACTGTTCGATCGCCTCGCGGAGTTCCTCGTCGCGTTCGTCCTCCATCGTCTCCACGAGTTGCTCGGCTTTCGCCTCGATTCCGTCGAGCAGTTCGTACAGAAAGCCCGACGGTTCGGGCGGCGACACCCCTTCCTCGAGTTCCGCCTCGACGTCCCGTCTGAAGTCCATCGACGCGGTCATGCGCTCGCGCTGGTCGCCGACCGCGCCGAGCTCCTGGGAGAGGACGAGCTGGTTGATCGTAACGACGATCGACGTCCCGGTGATGATCGCCCCGATGAACGCCGAGAAGAGGAACTCGAGGCCGTCCTGGTTCTCGACGATCCGCCGGAGCGGGCTGAGCCCGAGCTGGCTAAGGGCGACGAGCACGACGAACGTCGTCCCGAGGATCGCCGCCGTCAGGAGCCACCGGTTCACCGCGAGCAGGAACCACAGCCGGATCCTGCTCCCCTCGACTCGTTCGTGCATCGGGTCGTTCGAGTTCGAATCGCCCATCGGCTGGCACGAACGACGCCGGAAGACAAAAGATCGGTGCCGGCAGCGCGTGATACGGTCTGTTGTGACTCGGTGCCGGTGATCGCTGCCCCGTTCGAGCGATGACCGGTAAAACGGTACAACGATCCGTATGAGGTGGGCGGTTACTCGTCTGTGGTCTCGCCTCCGCGAGCAGTCTCGCTCGAGGACCGTCGACCGTGTGCGACGGCTACAGCGTCGACTCGCGGAGTTCGTCGGCGACCTCGTCGAACGGCGGCTCCGTTGCGACGTGGTCGACGACCTCCTCGGGGTCGACGGCCAGTTCGTAGCTCGGTCGCCCCTTCCCCGTGGGCGACGTCGTCTCGGGCGTGACCTCCTCGACGACGTCGCTCGCCTCGAGCCGGTACAGCGATCGCATCACGTCCGCTTCGGAGACGCTGCCGACGACCGCCTCGCCGACCGTTCCGTCCCGACAGGTGCTTCGCAGTTCGTGCGTCTGTGCTGGCGTCCGGTCGTGACACTCGAGTTCGACGAGTCCCAGGAGGACGAGACACTCGGTTCTGGACGTCCCATCGAGGTCGGCGCCATTTGTCATACACGATAATTTGTGATACTGTGCATTAGGTGTTCCTCCGAACGATGGGGCGAATCGAGCGGAAAACAAACGCCCCGGACGCCTCAACGGCGTCGGGGGAGAAGTGAGCGCGAGGGCGTCGTCATCGGTCCGCTTTGTGGCGACTACCGACGGCCGGCAGGCGTTATCGATTCTCCTCTTCCTGGAGCTCTGCGAGCTCGGCTTCGACGTCCTCGTCGACGTCGACGTCCTCGAGATCGACCTCCTCTTCGACGTCCGCCGCGGGCGCCTCGTCCTCGCCGAGTTCAGCTTTGAGCGTCTCGAGTTCGCCCTCGACGCCGCTGTCGGTCGACAGCTGTTCGAGTTCGCGGTCGATACTGTCCTTGTCGGAGAGGACGTCCTCGAACGCGCCCGACTCGTGCAGTTCGTCGAGGGCGGCGGCGCGAGCTTCCATGTCCTCGGTCCGCTCCTCGGCGCGTTCGATGGCGCGACCGACGTCCTCGAACTCCTCGCCCGTGGCGGTCATCGCCTCCGAGACCGTCGTGCTGGCTTCTGCGGCCTCGTAGCGGGCTTTCATCGTCTCCTTTTTGGTGCGGAACTCCTCGATCCGGCTCTGGAGTTCGTTCTTCTGTTCGATCAGCCGATCTTGTTGGCTCTGCAGGTCCGAGATCTGGCGCTCGAGTTCCTCGATCTGGTTCATCTTCGTCTTCTTCTTCTCGAGCGCCCGTCGGGCGAGGTCCTCACGACCTTGCTGGACCGCGGTGCGGGCCTGGCCGTTGTGTTTCTCGACGTTCTCCTCGAGGCGGCGTTTCTGCATCTCGAGGCGCTTTTTCTGCGTCGTCAGGTCGGCGATGCCCCGTTTGACCTGCTGGAGCTGATCGCGCATCTGCTCGTAGGAGTAGTCGAGCGTCTGGGTCGGGTCCTCCGCCCGATTGAGCAGCGAGTTGATCTTCGACCGGATAACGTACGACGTCCGAGAGAGGATGCCCATGTTGTCCCAGTTTCGTTCGTGAGCCTTAAAAACCTCACTTCTGCAACAGGCTCTGGACTCGCGGGAACCGCTTTCGGTCCGTGTTGCGGGGACCGAAACGCCGGTCGCGACCGAACGCGAGGGTGTCCAGCGCGCGACACCCGCGAAAGAGGACACGTTCTCGAGGTGCTCGAGAAGTACGACGGATAGAACGAGTGAGTACAGACCAGGTATT
This portion of the Natronobeatus ordinarius genome encodes:
- a CDS encoding ATP-dependent helicase, with translation MDGSELPVPDEELPFDPDAVEIDDRDVLEVLEPAVREWWLREFGAYVPENGGFFTPPQKAAIPKIHAGTNTLICAPTGSGKTLSSFLAIIDELFKRDQLQDEGLENSVYCLYVSPLKSLANDIHRNLEVPLSGIESILEARGEDVGEIRHAIRHGDTDSSARQRMLEETPHILNTTPETLAILLNAPKFREKLRTVEYVVVDEIHSLAAGKRGTHLAVSLERLAALADGPITRIGCSATIEPLERVAEFLVGRDAPGGPPRPYEIVDARFAREFDLKLECPTDDLINTPRELVQDRFYRRLHEHVQAHTNTIVFTNTRSGAERVLHTLRERFSAYDEENSACHHGSLSKGVRQEVEDGLKAGDFDVVTSSTSLELGIDMPHVDLVVQVGSPKSVAALLQRVGRAGHRVGQTVTGRVIALDRDEVLECAVMLKRAEEGFVDSVSIPENAHDVAAQHVYGMAIAAVRPESAVTAILRRAYPYRNYDDEAYEGLLRYLTAEYAGMEDRNVYAKVWRDENDPPDGDYHYPDFPVGESLIGKRGRLARVIYLTNVGTIPDSFSCDVHTRASDEWVGQLDEDYLDTLEKGDVFVLGGQHFEYRYRRGSKVYVDRTSARPTVPSWYSERLPLSTDLGREILAFQRELLARYDEDGPPAVRAWLRTFPLDDHAVRAIARLFDYQLRYAGPGSVSTDRRLAIEVERDREEYVRRYYVHSVYGREVNDGLSRLLAHRCAQEATANVTVAVADNGFTLSMPLNRKVDLVGVLEDLEPDRVREELRRALSGTDLVKRYFRINATRSLMILKRYKGYEKSASEQQVSSEMLLGFAEGLEEFAVIEETYRELLEDKLAVAAIEGIVDAIEAGELEVDRQLLDSPTPRAFGLATLSASDVVLAEDESAALQAFHEHVLEEIGEASLSGLTGEE
- the eif1A gene encoding translation initiation factor eIF-1A; the encoded protein is MSEESGRRNLRMPSDGELFGIVTEHNGGNHVRVRCEDGKNRMGRIPGRMKYRTWINEDDVVLVEPWDFQDEKANIEWRYTGQDAAQLRREGHID
- a CDS encoding PspA/IM30 family protein, whose product is MGILSRTSYVIRSKINSLLNRAEDPTQTLDYSYEQMRDQLQQVKRGIADLTTQKKRLEMQKRRLEENVEKHNGQARTAVQQGREDLARRALEKKKTKMNQIEELERQISDLQSQQDRLIEQKNELQSRIEEFRTKKETMKARYEAAEASTTVSEAMTATGEEFEDVGRAIERAEERTEDMEARAAALDELHESGAFEDVLSDKDSIDRELEQLSTDSGVEGELETLKAELGEDEAPAADVEEEVDLEDVDVDEDVEAELAELQEEENR
- a CDS encoding MBL fold metallo-hydrolase, which translates into the protein MRVTFLGTGAAMPTGERFQTGILVQEDGRTLLVDCGCGVLHRLQQSGVGYENVSSVLLTHHHLDHVADLLPLMKARWLAGEEHLEVVGPQGTKALVDGLLSVHEYMDGRLDLQVREVVPGEFSVAGFDVSAYETRHSLPCLAYRFDDRFTFSGDSEAFAGLANFADGSAILAHDCSFPDDVDVSNHPTPAKLGRELADCEIGRVYLTHLYPHTNGRHTEMRDSIAEHYDGDVRFAEDLQTISIE